In the Malania oleifera isolate guangnan ecotype guangnan chromosome 1, ASM2987363v1, whole genome shotgun sequence genome, one interval contains:
- the LOC131153802 gene encoding probable mannitol dehydrogenase isoform X2, with protein MAKSAEQEQPRKAFGWAARDTSGVLSPFNFSRRTTGEKDIAFKVLYCGICHSDLHSARNEWGASKYPLVPGHEIVGIVTEVGTQVKKFNVADKVGVGCMVGACHSCDNCKNDLENYCPKMILTYGSIDRDGTTTYGGYSDIMVVDEHFVVGIPENMPLDGGAPLLCAGITVFSPLKYYGLDKPGMHVGVVGLGGLGHVAIKFAKAFGLHVTVVSTLPHKKEEAIEHLGADSFLVSRDPDQMNSAMGTLDGIIDTVSAAHPLLPLLGLLKSNGTLVMVGAPDRPLELPGERWWVVV; from the exons ATGGCGAAATCAGCAGAACAAGAGCAGCCGCGAAAGGCCTTTGGATGGGCAGCCAGAGACACATCCGGAGTTCTTTCTCCCTTCAACTTCTCCAGAAG GACAACAGGGGAGAAGGACATTGCATTCAAGGTGCTGTACTGTGGGATTTGTCACTCTGATCTTCACTCTGCGAGGAATGAATGGGGCGCATCTAAATATCCTCTTGTTCCTGG GCACGAGATCGTGGGAATTGTGACAGAGGTAGGAACGCAGGTAAAAAAATTCAACGTCGCAGATAAAGTAGGTGTGGGGTGTATGGTTGGAGCTTGCCACTCTTGTGATAACTGCAAGAATGATCTTGAGAACTATTGTCCCAAAATGATACTAACCTATGGTAGTATCGATCGCGACGGAACCACCACATACGGTGGCTATTCTGACATTATGGTGGTTGATGAGCACTTCGTAGTTGGGATTCCAGAAAACATGCCTCTTGATGGTGGCGCTCCTCTGTTATGTGCCGGGATCACAGTGTTTAGCCCCTTAAAGTACTATGGTCTCGACAAGCCCGGTATGCATGTTGGTGTGGTTGGTCTTGGTGGTTTAGGGCATGTAGCTATTAAGTTTGCTAAGGCCTTTGGACTTCATGTGACTGTGGTTAGCACTTTGCCCCACAAAAAGGAGGAAGCCATTGAACATCTTGGTGCTGACTCGTTTCTGGTTAGCCGTGACCCCGACCAAATGAAT TCTGCAATGGGCACATTGGATGGCATCATTGATACAGTCTCTGCCGCTCACCCTCTCCTACCCCTTCTAGGCCTATTGAAGTCCAATGGAACCCTTGTCATGGTTGGCGCTCCAGACAGACCGCTAGAGCTTCCG GGAGAAAGGTGGTGGGTGGTAGTATGA
- the LOC131153802 gene encoding probable mannitol dehydrogenase isoform X1 codes for MAKSAEQEQPRKAFGWAARDTSGVLSPFNFSRRTTGEKDIAFKVLYCGICHSDLHSARNEWGASKYPLVPGHEIVGIVTEVGTQVKKFNVADKVGVGCMVGACHSCDNCKNDLENYCPKMILTYGSIDRDGTTTYGGYSDIMVVDEHFVVGIPENMPLDGGAPLLCAGITVFSPLKYYGLDKPGMHVGVVGLGGLGHVAIKFAKAFGLHVTVVSTLPHKKEEAIEHLGADSFLVSRDPDQMNSAMGTLDGIIDTVSAAHPLLPLLGLLKSNGTLVMVGAPDRPLELPVFPLLSGRKVVGGSMIGGMKETQEMIDFAATHNITADIEVIPMRYVNTAMERLEKADVRYRFVIDIGNTMTAT; via the exons ATGGCGAAATCAGCAGAACAAGAGCAGCCGCGAAAGGCCTTTGGATGGGCAGCCAGAGACACATCCGGAGTTCTTTCTCCCTTCAACTTCTCCAGAAG GACAACAGGGGAGAAGGACATTGCATTCAAGGTGCTGTACTGTGGGATTTGTCACTCTGATCTTCACTCTGCGAGGAATGAATGGGGCGCATCTAAATATCCTCTTGTTCCTGG GCACGAGATCGTGGGAATTGTGACAGAGGTAGGAACGCAGGTAAAAAAATTCAACGTCGCAGATAAAGTAGGTGTGGGGTGTATGGTTGGAGCTTGCCACTCTTGTGATAACTGCAAGAATGATCTTGAGAACTATTGTCCCAAAATGATACTAACCTATGGTAGTATCGATCGCGACGGAACCACCACATACGGTGGCTATTCTGACATTATGGTGGTTGATGAGCACTTCGTAGTTGGGATTCCAGAAAACATGCCTCTTGATGGTGGCGCTCCTCTGTTATGTGCCGGGATCACAGTGTTTAGCCCCTTAAAGTACTATGGTCTCGACAAGCCCGGTATGCATGTTGGTGTGGTTGGTCTTGGTGGTTTAGGGCATGTAGCTATTAAGTTTGCTAAGGCCTTTGGACTTCATGTGACTGTGGTTAGCACTTTGCCCCACAAAAAGGAGGAAGCCATTGAACATCTTGGTGCTGACTCGTTTCTGGTTAGCCGTGACCCCGACCAAATGAAT TCTGCAATGGGCACATTGGATGGCATCATTGATACAGTCTCTGCCGCTCACCCTCTCCTACCCCTTCTAGGCCTATTGAAGTCCAATGGAACCCTTGTCATGGTTGGCGCTCCAGACAGACCGCTAGAGCTTCCGGTCTTTCCTTTGCTTTCGG GGAGAAAGGTGGTGGGTGGTAGTATGATTGGGGGAATGAAGGAGACGCAAGAGATGATTGATTTCGCAGCAACACACAATATAACAGCAGATATTGAGGTTATTCCAATGAGATACGTTAATACTGCCATGGAACGTCTTGAGAAAGCTGATGTCAGATATCGTTTTGTTATCGACATTGGGAATACAATGACTGCTACCTAA